A genomic region of Miscanthus floridulus cultivar M001 chromosome 3, ASM1932011v1, whole genome shotgun sequence contains the following coding sequences:
- the LOC136543515 gene encoding uncharacterized protein, which yields MASIIKWAVELGTYSIEFRSRPTIKSQALADFIAEWTEIQEPIAATCPEHWLMYFDGALNINGAGAGILFITPTKDKLRYVLWIHFPASNNTVEYEACLHGLCIAVELGVKRLMVYRDSALVINQLNKDWSCSSDKMDAYCAKIRRLEGKFYGIKYHHVVRDQNQITDQLSKIGSSRAADPLGSSFKISWRHPLKKKRKL from the coding sequence atggccagtATCAtaaagtgggctgttgagcttggaacttactccatcgaattcagaagcagacctaccattaagtcacaggcgctcgctgatttcatcgctgagtggaccgagatccaagaacccattgccgccacttgTCCCGAGCACTGgttgatgtactttgacggcgcccttaacatcaatggtgctggtgcgggcattttgttcattacgccgaccaaagaTAAGCTCCGCTATGTCCTCtggatacactttccggcctccaacaacaccgtggaatatgaagcatgtctccacggtctCTGTATAGcagttgagctcggcgtcaaacgcctcatggtgtatAGGGATTctgcgctggttatcaaccagctcaacaaagattggtcctgttccagtgataagatggacgcatactgcgccaaaattaggaggcttgaagggaagttctacggtatcaaataccaccacgtggtacgagatcaaaatcagatCACCGACCAGCTCTCAAAAATAGGTTCTTCTCGCGCCGCGGATCCGctagggtcttcgttcaagatctcttggcgccatccattaaagaagaaaaggaagttgtAG